The Microplitis mediator isolate UGA2020A chromosome 8, iyMicMedi2.1, whole genome shotgun sequence genome has a window encoding:
- the LOC130673829 gene encoding uncharacterized protein LOC130673829, translating into MENAFQNRITTGCIVNIGHIDLRTFLHDAKSLTVNKIQENMQRIGNLKVSTTLMCKFENVKSELTIEETKTFQTQSREILITTDLDNWFASSVYDVLLKKVEEFNQKDSGWSLVEVINLTINISRYAPLRAGLSTFVSLPKDIQYKKAVINIQNNDEFCFLWCVTAAVYGAETTHPERTSSYPHFSTLFNYKDINFPITLKDIPKFEKLNNFKINVYGLESQFTKNEEEDAASSVIAPLYLSTNYQYPVPFVVYADLECTLESDNGTEKHVPYSIAYYVLCNYDSLLSKFELKRSSDCIEWFIKELEILGRKVDFKLKNPIPMKPLNTDEKRYHNETKDCHICGKIIDSNANKCRDHCHFTGKYRGPAHNSCYDSHFIIKSLVTGFEGSVTVLPINKERYISFTKSIKNTSVALRFIDSFRFMASGLEKLASYLTDNDKQITRMYYSDHEQFSLATRKEVFPYEYIDSIVKLNEDKLPQKSFFYSKLNDNNISDEDYDHAKLVWSKFNTKTLGEYSDLYLKTDVLLLADIFENFRRSCYNTYNLDPLRYYTAPGLAFDAMLKLTGIQLELLDDAEMVLFIEKGIRGGVSQCTNRHAVANNRFMGDDFNPNEPESYLMYFDVNNLYGAAMSMPLPYKSFKWVDNITVDNIDSIFNSNESKGYILEVDLEYPIELHGLHKDLPLCPEHFAPPNSKQSKLITTLYSKERYVIHYKNLQQCIQLGMKFVRVHRVLSFEQSAWLQPYIDKNTDCRKNAKNEFEKNFFKLINNAVFGKTMENIRKHKEIRIVTEWTGRYGAKSLIS; encoded by the exons ATGGAAAACGCTTTTCAGAATCGTATAACAACTGGCTGCATTGTCAATATTGGTCATATTGATTTAAGAACATTTCTACATGATGCAAAAAGTTTAacagttaataaaattcaagaaaatatgCAGAGGATAGGAAATCTTAAAGTCAGTACAACTTTAATGTgcaaatttgaaaatgttaaaaGTGAATTAACCATTGAGGAAACAAAGACATTTCAAACTCAAAGTCGGGAGATATTAATAACAACAGATCTCGACAACTGGTTTGCTAGTAGTGTGTATGATGTTTTATTGAAGAAAGTTGAAGAGTTTAATCAAAAAGATTCAGGGTGGAGTTTAGTGGAAGTGATAAACTTAACTATTAACATCTCTAGATATGCTCCATTGAGAGCTGGCTTATCAACGTTTGTCTCCTTGCCTAAAGatatacaatataaaaaagcTGTTATCAACATCCAAAATAATGatgaattttgttttctttggTGTGTAACTGCTGCAGTATATGGTGCTGAAACTACTCATCCAGAAAGGACATCATCATATCCACATTTCAGTacactttttaattataaggATATCAACTTTCCTATAACTCTCAAAGACATTccgaaatttgaaaagttaaataaCTTTAAGATAAATGTTTACGGACTTGAATCGCAGTTCACTAAGAATGAAGAGGAAGATGCAGCATCTAGTGTAATAGCGCCATTATACTTAAGTACTAATTATCAAT atcCCGTTCCATTTGTTGTCTACGCCGATTTAGAATGTACTCTTGAATCTGATAATGGTACTGAAAAACACGTTCCTTATAGTATAGCTTATTATGTCTTGTGTAATTATGATTCTTTGTTATCAAAGTTTGAGCTCAAACGCTCTTCTGATTGTATTGAATGGTTTATTAAGGAGTTGGAAATTTTGGGACGAAAAGTTgattttaaactcaaaaatcCTATACCTATGAAACCACTCAAtaccgatgaaaaaagatatcataatgaaaCAAAAGATTGTCATATTTGTGGGAAAATAATCGATTCTAATGCTAATAAATGTCGTGATCATTGTCATTTCACCGGAAAATATCGCGGGCCTGCGCATAATTCAT GTTACGAttcacattttattattaaatcattagtCACAGGTTTTGAAGGTTCAGTTACTGTTTTACCCATTAATAAAGAACGTTATATATCTTTTACAAAgtctattaaaaatacatcagTTGCATTGCGTTTTATTGACTCATTTCGATTCATGGCATCTGGTCTCGAGAAACTAGCATCATATCTTACAGATAATGACAAACAAATTACACGAATGTATTACTCTGATCATGAGCAGTTTAGTTTAGCCACTCGTAAAGAAGTATTTCCGTATGAGTACATAGATTCAATAGTAAAGTTAAATGAAGATAAATTGCctcaaaaatcatttttttattccaaactaaatgataataatatatctGACGAAGATTATGATCATGCAAAATTAgtttggagtaaatttaacaccaaaACACTTGGTGAATATTCtgatttgtatttaaaaaccGATGTGTTATTATTAgctgatatttttgaaaattttcgacgTAGTTGTTAcaatacttataatttagaTCCCCTTCGTTATTATACAGCACCAGGATTAGCCTTTGATGCTATGTTAAAGCTTACTGGTATTCAATTAGAACTGCTAGATGATGCTGAAATGgtattatttatagaaaaaggCATAAGAGGTGGTGTATCACAGTGTACGAATCGTCATGCTGTGGCTAATAATCGATTTATGGGTGATGACTTTAATCCGAATGAACCTGAATCttatttaatgtattttgatgtgaataatttatatggagCTGCAATGAGTATGCCCTTACCATATAAGTCATTCAAATGGGTGGACAATATAACTGTAGACAATATagatagtatttttaattcgaaCGAATCAAAAGGTTATATACTAGAGGTAGATTTAGAATATCCGATAGAGCTTCATGGTCTGCATAAAGATCTACCATTATGTCCTGAGCATTTTGCACCACCAAACAGTAAGCaatctaaattaattactacttTATATTCAAAAGAAAGATATGTTATTcattataagaatttacagCAGTGTATTCAGTTAGGTATGAAATTCGTAAGAGTTCATCGTGTTCTAAGCTTCGAACAATCAGCTTGGTTACAGCCATacattgataaaaatactgattgTCGTAAAAATGCTAagaatgaatttgaaaaaaactttttcaagcTTATAAATAATGCTGTATTTGGAAAAACAATGGAAAATATTAGAAAACATAAAGAAATTAGAATAGTAACAGAATGGACAGGACGTTATGGTGCAAAATCTCTAATTTCTTAA